The following coding sequences lie in one Flagellimonas eckloniae genomic window:
- a CDS encoding ABC transporter permease, translating to MFDRDIWQEIFHTLKNNKLRTFLTGFSVGWAIFILVMLLASVNGMQNGFTNQFNDDATNTIFIRPGTTSKAYAGFEKGRRIQFQNEDIDYIRESFPEDIEYLSARYYNGTTARYKSETGSYRLQAVHPEFQMIEKILVTKGRFFNDADLTNKSKVAIIGRKVKEDLFKKEDALGKFVELNGSLFRVIGIFIDEGDDNAERRIYMPISTYQRTYGNTNDISAIALTYNPSYDLTKALEFSGRLEDIMKRRHKVSPEDQSGVNVWNYAEAFDDISSFSAVLNTISIGVGFLILIAGIVGIGNIMVFTIKERTKEIGVRKALGAMPKQIINLVLLESTFITALSGFIGLIFAWIILSLIGPNINTPAFSNPSVSLSTVVTATIILIVAGVLAGLIPAIKAANVKPIVALSDK from the coding sequence ATGTTTGATAGGGATATTTGGCAAGAGATATTTCACACGCTTAAGAACAATAAGCTAAGGACTTTTTTAACAGGTTTTTCTGTTGGATGGGCCATATTTATTCTTGTCATGTTGCTAGCCTCCGTCAACGGTATGCAAAATGGCTTTACCAATCAGTTTAATGATGATGCCACTAATACAATTTTTATAAGACCCGGTACTACTTCAAAAGCCTACGCCGGTTTTGAGAAAGGGCGTCGTATCCAGTTTCAGAATGAGGATATTGACTATATCAGGGAAAGTTTTCCAGAGGATATTGAATACTTGAGCGCTCGATATTACAATGGAACCACAGCAAGATATAAAAGCGAAACTGGTTCGTACAGATTACAGGCAGTACACCCCGAGTTTCAAATGATTGAAAAAATCCTTGTCACCAAAGGTAGGTTTTTTAATGATGCAGACCTTACGAATAAATCCAAAGTGGCCATTATTGGTCGAAAAGTGAAGGAAGATTTATTCAAAAAAGAAGACGCTCTAGGAAAGTTTGTTGAGCTTAATGGATCACTGTTCAGGGTTATTGGGATATTTATTGATGAGGGAGATGACAATGCGGAGCGAAGGATATATATGCCCATCAGTACCTATCAAAGGACCTACGGGAATACAAATGATATTAGCGCTATTGCCTTGACGTACAATCCTTCTTATGACCTGACCAAGGCACTTGAATTTTCTGGGCGTTTGGAGGATATCATGAAAAGAAGGCATAAGGTTTCGCCAGAAGACCAATCAGGTGTGAATGTTTGGAACTACGCCGAAGCATTTGATGACATTAGCAGTTTTTCAGCCGTGTTGAATACCATAAGTATAGGAGTTGGTTTTCTAATTTTAATAGCTGGTATTGTCGGTATTGGAAATATTATGGTATTTACCATTAAAGAAAGAACCAAGGAAATAGGAGTTAGAAAAGCTTTGGGCGCCATGCCCAAACAAATTATCAATCTAGTGCTTTTGGAATCTACCTTCATAACAGCATTATCCGGTTTTATAGGATTGATTTTTGCATGGATTATATTGTCTCTGATAGGACCAAACATTAATACTCCGGCATTTAGTAATCCATCGGTCAGTTTGTCTACCGTGGTCACCGCAACCATTATTTTAATTGTTGCAGGGGTGTTGGCAGGGTTAATTCCTGCAATAAAGGCAGCCAATGTTAAACCGATTGTTGCACTTAGTGATAAATAA
- a CDS encoding ABC transporter ATP-binding protein, producing MIEIKDLHKSYKMGSNSLHVLKGINFTAEAGELVAIMGSSGSGKSTLLNILGMLDGADSGEYILDGVPIKDLTETKAAQYRNKFLGFIFQSFNLINYKSALENVALPLYYQKVGRKERQEKALSYLERVGLKEWATHLPSELSGGQKQRVAIARAMAAEPKVLLADEPTGALDSTTSYEVMDLIQKINDEGNTILVVTHEEDIAHMCKRIVHLKDGVIVEDKKIKQVRAEQYV from the coding sequence ATGATAGAAATCAAAGACCTTCACAAATCCTATAAAATGGGGAGTAATTCCCTTCATGTTTTAAAGGGAATCAATTTTACGGCAGAGGCAGGGGAACTTGTCGCAATCATGGGGTCTTCAGGATCTGGAAAATCTACCTTACTCAATATTTTGGGAATGTTGGATGGCGCAGATAGTGGAGAATACATTTTAGATGGTGTTCCCATTAAAGACCTTACAGAGACCAAGGCTGCCCAATACCGAAACAAATTCCTAGGATTTATCTTTCAATCCTTCAACCTTATCAATTATAAATCCGCTTTGGAGAATGTGGCGCTACCGCTTTATTACCAAAAGGTGGGAAGAAAAGAGCGTCAAGAGAAAGCATTGAGTTACTTGGAGCGAGTGGGCCTAAAAGAATGGGCAACACATTTACCAAGTGAATTATCTGGTGGGCAAAAACAACGGGTCGCTATTGCGCGTGCCATGGCAGCTGAACCTAAGGTGCTTTTAGCTGATGAGCCAACAGGTGCTTTGGACAGTACCACTTCTTATGAGGTCATGGACTTGATTCAAAAAATCAATGATGAGGGCAATACTATCTTGGTGGTAACGCACGAAGAGGACATAGCACATATGTGCAAAAGAATTGTGCATCTAAAAGATGGGGTTATTGTTGAGGACAAGAAAATAAAACAAGTTAGGGCTGAGCAGTATGTTTGA
- a CDS encoding efflux RND transporter periplasmic adaptor subunit: MKKSVTIIILLLIVVVFGGSMYYLYQKNSEDPVVYETEKPSKQNIVKKAVATGSILPLEEVLIKPNISGVIEEIYVEGGDYVKSGDLLAKIKVVPNLTALNDARNTIDEAKINLDDQKRNYERQLSLFNKGVISQADLDRAQVTYDQAKQSYGAANKRYDIVKTGTTSGFRNAANTLIKATVSGMVLEVPVEVGNQVIESNNFNEGTTIAAIADVEKMIFEGKVDESEVGKIKEDLPLEITVGAIENQVFDAVLDYIAPKGKEENGAIQFEIKGTLKKQDTTFIRAGLSANASIILARADSVLALKEALVQFDSETKEPYVEIETSEQQFERKDIELGISDGIYVEVKSGLKAKDKIKVWNAIEEDENSN, translated from the coding sequence ATGAAAAAGTCAGTAACCATTATTATCCTATTGCTCATCGTAGTAGTTTTCGGTGGCTCTATGTATTACCTGTATCAAAAAAATTCTGAGGACCCTGTAGTTTACGAGACCGAGAAACCCTCTAAACAGAATATTGTCAAAAAAGCAGTCGCTACAGGAAGTATATTGCCATTGGAGGAAGTATTGATCAAACCGAATATTTCAGGAGTTATTGAAGAGATTTATGTGGAAGGTGGGGATTATGTAAAATCTGGAGATTTATTGGCAAAAATAAAAGTAGTTCCCAACTTGACTGCTTTAAATGATGCTCGAAATACTATAGATGAGGCCAAAATAAATTTGGATGACCAAAAAAGAAACTACGAGAGACAACTTTCATTGTTCAATAAAGGAGTTATTTCACAGGCCGATCTAGATCGTGCCCAAGTCACTTATGATCAAGCCAAACAATCTTATGGAGCGGCAAACAAACGCTATGATATTGTAAAAACAGGAACCACAAGTGGTTTTAGAAACGCTGCAAATACTTTGATAAAAGCCACGGTGAGCGGCATGGTCCTTGAAGTGCCGGTTGAGGTGGGAAATCAGGTAATTGAAAGCAATAACTTTAACGAAGGAACTACCATTGCAGCTATTGCTGATGTTGAAAAAATGATTTTTGAGGGCAAGGTAGATGAATCTGAAGTAGGAAAGATTAAGGAAGACCTGCCATTGGAAATTACGGTGGGAGCCATAGAAAATCAGGTTTTTGATGCCGTTTTGGATTATATCGCCCCAAAGGGTAAAGAAGAGAATGGAGCCATTCAGTTTGAAATCAAAGGAACCTTAAAGAAACAGGATACCACATTTATTAGAGCAGGCTTGAGTGCAAATGCGTCCATTATTTTGGCAAGGGCCGATAGTGTTTTGGCTTTAAAGGAAGCATTGGTTCAATTTGATAGCGAAACCAAGGAACCCTATGTAGAAATTGAAACTTCTGAGCAACAATTTGAGCGAAAAGATATAGAATTGGGTATTAGCGATGGTATTTATGTTGAGGTAAAATCCGGTCTAAAAGCGAAAGATAAAATCAAAGTATGGAACGCTATTGAAGAAGACGAAAATTCCAATTGA
- a CDS encoding ABC transporter permease, with amino-acid sequence MFNSDRWREILEVLTSNVGRTILTAFGVCWGIFILIVLLAAGKGFENGIRQDFGDIATNTMFMWTRSTTKAYEGLPKGRSFEFKVNDVQAIKDNVPNLRFISPRNQLGGFRGGGNVIRGIRVGAYNVYGDYPEIINQDPMAVTSGRFLNHNDINEKRKVAVIGQGVKSELYDKGEEVLGSYIKISGVNFMVIGTYKKNNNDGDGEEAQKEIFVPFTSFSQAFNRGEDVGWMAITAHDGSSISQLKENIIGVMRERHKIHPEDNRAIGYFDLYEQFNRVESLFVGLKAIAYIVGIMVLLSGIIGVSNIMLIVVKERTKEIGIRRALGEQPWSIKLQILMESIFLTIISGMTGIIFGSLVIYGINSLLDSVGPVDMFINPSVSVGVVSGALVILIISGLLAGFIPANSAIKVRPIEALRNE; translated from the coding sequence ATGTTTAACTCAGACAGATGGCGTGAAATTTTGGAGGTGCTCACCAGCAATGTGGGGCGTACCATCCTAACAGCTTTTGGTGTGTGCTGGGGTATATTTATTTTGATTGTGCTCTTGGCTGCTGGAAAGGGATTTGAGAACGGGATACGACAGGATTTTGGAGATATTGCCACGAACACTATGTTCATGTGGACCCGAAGCACTACAAAAGCGTACGAGGGATTGCCAAAGGGAAGAAGTTTTGAGTTTAAGGTAAACGATGTCCAGGCTATTAAGGACAATGTACCCAATCTGAGATTTATATCTCCAAGAAATCAATTGGGTGGATTTCGAGGAGGGGGCAATGTAATCAGAGGTATTCGTGTTGGGGCCTATAATGTGTATGGGGATTATCCAGAAATAATTAATCAGGACCCCATGGCGGTGACCTCAGGCAGATTTCTTAATCATAACGATATCAATGAAAAAAGAAAAGTTGCTGTAATTGGCCAAGGTGTAAAATCAGAACTTTATGATAAGGGAGAGGAAGTATTGGGGAGTTATATAAAGATTAGCGGAGTCAATTTTATGGTCATTGGCACCTACAAGAAAAATAATAATGATGGAGACGGTGAAGAGGCCCAAAAGGAAATATTTGTTCCGTTTACGTCATTTTCGCAGGCCTTTAACAGAGGGGAAGATGTAGGTTGGATGGCCATAACGGCGCATGATGGAAGCTCCATTTCACAACTTAAGGAGAATATAATAGGGGTTATGCGGGAACGCCATAAAATACACCCAGAGGATAATAGGGCCATTGGCTACTTTGACCTATATGAACAGTTCAATAGAGTAGAGAGCTTGTTTGTTGGGCTTAAAGCCATTGCCTATATCGTTGGAATTATGGTACTGCTTTCTGGAATTATTGGAGTGAGCAATATCATGCTTATTGTTGTAAAAGAACGCACCAAAGAAATTGGAATACGAAGGGCATTGGGAGAACAACCTTGGTCCATTAAATTGCAAATATTGATGGAGTCCATTTTCCTGACCATAATTTCTGGAATGACAGGCATTATTTTTGGCTCTTTGGTCATTTATGGCATTAATTCCCTGTTGGACAGTGTTGGCCCGGTAGATATGTTCATTAACCCTAGTGTCAGTGTTGGAGTTGTGAGCGGAGCATTGGTCATTTTAATAATATCTGGGCTGTTGGCAGGATTTATTCCAGCTAATAGTGCCATTAAGGTGCGCCCGATAGAGGCTTTAAGAAACGAATAA
- a CDS encoding ABC transporter permease, with protein sequence MFDIERWQEIFDTIRKNKLRTFLTGLSVASGIFILVILLGFGQGMQNGIEHEFKQDATTSIWAWPEATSKAYKGLNPGRRIRFKNNDFETAGRLFKEDIEYESPRVFVRDVDINYGNEALVYSIQGVSSEFQFIEGFGTVEGRFINYKDEISLGKVAVIGKKIKNDVFNKVESPIGELIDISGIRFTVIGVFKEQNDREEERIYIPITTAQRVFSGDDKLNTLSYTLPPVENFEEAVAQAVSFKDNLREFLKEEHKVAPDDESGVRVWSAMEEAKRYYGITGSMKLFFWFVGICTIIAGVVGVSNIMLIVVKERTREIGIRKALGAKPWSIVGMILHESIFVTAISGFTGLIFSMALLEIVGPHVQIEYVMNPSVNFNVAFSTVLVLIFAGTLAGFVPAWRAAKVQVIESLRDE encoded by the coding sequence ATGTTCGACATTGAGAGGTGGCAAGAAATATTTGACACCATACGGAAGAACAAATTACGCACTTTTTTAACTGGGCTATCTGTAGCTTCCGGTATTTTCATCCTTGTAATTTTATTGGGTTTTGGTCAAGGCATGCAAAATGGTATTGAGCATGAATTCAAACAAGATGCAACCACCAGTATTTGGGCGTGGCCAGAAGCAACTTCAAAAGCCTATAAAGGACTTAACCCAGGACGAAGAATTCGGTTTAAGAACAATGATTTTGAAACCGCTGGAAGATTGTTCAAGGAAGATATTGAATATGAGTCTCCCAGAGTCTTTGTTCGTGATGTAGATATCAACTATGGAAACGAAGCATTGGTTTATAGCATACAAGGTGTATCCTCAGAATTTCAATTTATTGAAGGCTTTGGAACGGTAGAAGGTCGTTTTATCAACTATAAAGATGAAATCTCCTTGGGCAAGGTGGCCGTCATTGGTAAAAAAATCAAAAACGATGTTTTTAATAAGGTAGAATCTCCAATAGGAGAACTTATTGATATTTCCGGTATAAGATTTACCGTAATTGGAGTGTTCAAAGAACAAAATGACCGTGAAGAAGAACGCATCTACATTCCTATAACCACGGCCCAAAGGGTGTTCAGTGGAGATGATAAATTGAATACCCTCTCCTACACGTTACCTCCTGTGGAAAATTTTGAGGAAGCTGTGGCACAAGCGGTTAGTTTTAAGGATAATCTAAGAGAATTTTTAAAAGAGGAACATAAGGTAGCGCCTGATGATGAATCTGGTGTTAGGGTTTGGAGTGCCATGGAAGAAGCAAAGCGCTATTACGGCATTACTGGAAGCATGAAGTTGTTTTTCTGGTTTGTGGGTATCTGTACCATTATTGCAGGGGTTGTGGGTGTAAGCAATATAATGTTGATCGTGGTAAAGGAGCGAACAAGGGAAATTGGCATTCGCAAGGCACTGGGTGCCAAACCTTGGTCTATTGTGGGAATGATTTTGCACGAATCCATTTTTGTGACCGCTATTTCTGGTTTTACGGGATTGATTTTTAGCATGGCTTTGTTGGAAATTGTGGGTCCCCATGTTCAAATTGAATATGTGATGAATCCCTCAGTCAATTTTAATGTGGCATTTTCAACAGTATTGGTCCTAATATTTGCAGGAACACTCGCGGGATTTGTTCCCGCATGGAGGGCGGCAAAGGTACAAGTGATAGAGTCATTGAGAGATGAATAA
- a CDS encoding DUF420 domain-containing protein: MKEAVAREKNFNKWITIVSIAIPVVVALLFGYKIPNAKPLSFLPPIYASINGITAVLLVAAVIAIKNGKRGVHQNLMTTCIVLSLLFLVMYVTYHMTSESTVYGGEGAIKYLYYFILISHIILSIAVIPLVLRTYAKAYLNDFAAHRKWAKYTFPIWLYVAITGVVVYLMISPYYQYIGH; this comes from the coding sequence ATGAAAGAAGCTGTAGCAAGAGAAAAGAATTTTAACAAATGGATTACAATTGTGTCCATTGCAATTCCTGTGGTGGTTGCTTTACTGTTTGGCTATAAAATTCCCAATGCGAAACCATTGTCGTTTTTACCCCCAATCTATGCTTCAATAAATGGAATCACGGCAGTTTTATTGGTCGCTGCTGTCATTGCCATAAAGAATGGAAAAAGAGGCGTTCACCAAAACCTAATGACCACTTGTATTGTACTTTCCTTATTGTTTCTAGTTATGTACGTGACCTATCACATGACCTCGGAGAGTACTGTATATGGAGGCGAGGGTGCTATCAAATACCTCTATTATTTTATATTGATATCCCATATTATACTTTCAATAGCAGTTATTCCATTGGTGTTGAGAACGTATGCAAAAGCCTATTTGAACGATTTTGCAGCACATAGGAAATGGGCCAAATATACCTTTCCCATTTGGTTGTATGTTGCAATTACTGGTGTAGTTGTTTATCTTATGATTTCACCTTACTATCAATATATAGGACATTAA
- a CDS encoding SCO family protein, with protein MPTGATNKRKYTYVWVSTIILVFGIFAVYEITKKLKGGTIVEKDRMSIGSIQSDLGFILTNGKKRRVPTFSFLDQDSVLVSDKDYLGKVYVVEFFFTTCPTICPIMTQNLVELQDTFDEFEDFGVASFTINPRYDTPTILKKYAKKYGITDKDWHLMTGDQDEIYKLAQEGFYIAANEVDDAPGGFEHSGMFALVDKQGFIRSRYDENGNPLIYYRGTITEKQGVSKEGEPQQITMLKEDIKKLLLEEQ; from the coding sequence ATGCCAACAGGAGCAACTAACAAGAGAAAGTACACCTATGTTTGGGTATCTACAATTATTCTAGTTTTCGGAATCTTTGCTGTTTATGAGATTACCAAAAAACTTAAGGGTGGAACCATAGTTGAGAAAGACCGAATGAGCATTGGGTCAATACAAAGTGATTTAGGCTTTATTTTGACCAACGGAAAGAAAAGACGTGTCCCAACTTTTTCATTTTTAGATCAGGACAGTGTATTGGTTTCTGATAAAGACTACTTGGGGAAAGTCTATGTGGTTGAATTTTTCTTTACCACCTGCCCAACTATTTGTCCCATCATGACCCAGAATTTGGTAGAGCTTCAAGATACCTTTGATGAATTTGAAGATTTTGGTGTGGCCTCCTTTACCATCAACCCAAGATATGATACACCTACGATACTAAAAAAGTATGCTAAAAAATACGGCATTACAGACAAGGATTGGCACCTAATGACCGGAGATCAGGATGAAATCTATAAGTTGGCGCAAGAAGGGTTTTATATTGCAGCTAATGAAGTTGATGATGCTCCCGGAGGTTTTGAGCATTCAGGAATGTTTGCATTAGTTGATAAACAGGGATTTATTCGCTCCAGATACGATGAAAATGGTAATCCGTTGATTTATTATCGTGGAACTATTACTGAGAAACAAGGTGTGAGCAAAGAAGGAGAGCCCCAACAGATTACGATGCTCAAGGAAGATATTAAGAAGTTATTATTGGAAGAACAATGA
- a CDS encoding cytochrome C oxidase subunit IV family protein — MAHEHKLEIFRGLVKFKSNIQKIWGVLIFLTIVTAVEVALGITKPELFTKNYFLGMKLLNWIFIILTLVKAYYIAWDFMHLRDEKSSLRRAIVWTPIFLVCYLIFILLFEADYIYNVFKEGFLAWNF, encoded by the coding sequence ATGGCACACGAGCATAAACTGGAAATTTTTAGAGGACTTGTAAAATTCAAGTCTAACATCCAAAAAATTTGGGGTGTACTTATTTTTCTAACTATAGTAACAGCGGTAGAAGTAGCTCTAGGTATTACAAAACCAGAATTATTTACTAAAAACTACTTTTTGGGGATGAAGTTGCTTAACTGGATTTTCATCATCCTAACCTTGGTGAAAGCCTATTACATTGCATGGGACTTTATGCACTTGCGCGATGAAAAGAGTTCTTTGCGAAGAGCAATTGTCTGGACCCCAATATTTTTAGTTTGCTATTTGATATTCATTCTGCTTTTTGAAGCGGATTACATTTATAATGTATTTAAGGAAGGTTTCTTGGCCTGGAACTTCTAA
- a CDS encoding cytochrome c oxidase subunit 3, with the protein MDTTVTTGSEDSVWGGGNQPLNASYGKMMMWFFIVSDALTFSGFLVSYGFSRFKFIETWPIADEVFTHVPFFHGNYPMYYVAFMTFILIMSSVTMVLAVDAGHKMMQKKVIFYMFLTIIGGAIFVGSQAWEWATFIKGDYGALETKGGRILQFVNADTGERAALRDFSKDLPEDRIVHESSAGVWYQKDGYTTSFSLNEVIEGFKANPNILIRTETINEEGEKTLLNRQESLAKLKNATQVVEGANLIHNEYGSRLFADFFFFITGFHGFHVFSGVLINIIIFFNVILGTYEKRGHYEMVEKVGLYWHFVDLVWVFVFTFFYLV; encoded by the coding sequence ATGGATACAACGGTAACAACCGGTTCAGAAGACAGCGTTTGGGGAGGTGGAAATCAACCACTGAACGCAAGTTATGGAAAAATGATGATGTGGTTTTTTATTGTCTCGGATGCCTTGACCTTTTCTGGCTTCTTGGTGTCTTATGGTTTTTCTAGGTTCAAGTTTATAGAAACTTGGCCTATTGCAGATGAGGTTTTTACCCACGTTCCCTTTTTCCACGGCAATTATCCAATGTATTATGTGGCCTTTATGACGTTCATTCTGATTATGTCTTCCGTGACCATGGTACTCGCTGTGGATGCAGGCCATAAGATGATGCAAAAAAAGGTAATCTTTTATATGTTCCTAACCATTATTGGAGGTGCCATATTCGTTGGTTCACAAGCTTGGGAATGGGCAACTTTTATAAAAGGGGATTACGGAGCTTTGGAAACCAAGGGTGGTAGAATACTTCAGTTTGTAAATGCCGATACTGGTGAGCGTGCTGCCTTAAGGGATTTTTCCAAGGATTTGCCTGAGGATAGGATAGTTCATGAAAGCAGTGCAGGTGTCTGGTATCAAAAAGACGGATATACAACTTCGTTTTCATTGAATGAAGTGATTGAAGGATTTAAGGCGAACCCAAATATTTTGATTCGTACCGAGACCATAAATGAAGAAGGCGAGAAAACATTGTTGAATCGACAAGAATCATTGGCTAAACTTAAGAATGCTACCCAAGTTGTTGAAGGTGCCAACCTTATTCACAACGAATACGGAAGTAGACTTTTTGCAGATTTTTTCTTCTTTATTACAGGGTTTCACGGATTCCACGTTTTTTCAGGAGTGTTGATAAACATCATCATATTTTTTAATGTGATTTTGGGCACCTATGAAAAAAGAGGGCACTATGAAATGGTAGAGAAGGTTGGTCTATACTGGCACTTTGTAGATTTAGTTTGGGTATTTGTATTCACATTCTTCTATTTGGTATAA
- a CDS encoding cytochrome c oxidase subunit 3, protein MDLTEGTAQEKNSRSKKMMLWFGIASLIMGFAGWTSAYIVSRSREDWISDLDLPQAFFISTAIILLSSLTYLLAKQAVKKNDQKQGTLFLLVTLALGISFIVIQFSGFSQMLENGYYFTGPTSSIKMSYVFLIAAIHIVHVVAGLISLLVVLVQQLRGKYMPYNMLGLELGATFWHFLDFLWVYLILFMYFVK, encoded by the coding sequence ATGGATTTAACCGAGGGAACAGCACAAGAGAAAAATAGTCGATCCAAAAAGATGATGCTATGGTTTGGCATTGCCAGCCTTATTATGGGTTTTGCAGGATGGACCAGTGCCTATATTGTAAGTAGAAGCCGTGAAGACTGGATAAGTGATCTGGATTTACCGCAAGCATTTTTCATAAGTACCGCTATAATTTTGCTCAGCAGTTTAACATATCTATTGGCAAAACAAGCTGTTAAAAAGAACGATCAAAAGCAAGGAACCCTCTTTTTGTTGGTTACATTGGCTCTGGGAATTTCATTTATCGTAATACAGTTTTCTGGATTTTCACAAATGTTGGAAAACGGATATTACTTTACAGGGCCAACAAGCAGTATAAAAATGTCCTATGTGTTTTTAATCGCAGCCATACATATAGTACATGTTGTAGCAGGCTTAATTTCCTTGTTAGTGGTTCTGGTTCAGCAACTAAGGGGCAAATATATGCCGTACAATATGCTCGGATTGGAATTGGGAGCCACGTTTTGGCATTTTTTGGATTTTTTATGGGTGTATTTAATTCTGTTTATGTATTTCGTGAAATAA